One genomic region from Nostoc sphaeroides encodes:
- a CDS encoding DnaJ domain-containing protein — MSDRVDINHVYNILGLKPDASVDEVKQAYRQMAKTWHPDCFLEPQQKQEAEEKIKEINQAYARLKSYQPDETNKSASTSTKIDFTPSNAESFYKLGMEKAQRGKYSEAIEDFTQAIRLNPNYFEAYKYRGLACSKLGYENRAESDFRNSIRLELKQKKAAPKPTSPPPKPATPPPPPKPTSPPPKPATPPPPKSESQPSPWKCVHTLTHLNWVFTTAISPDGQTLASGSSDNTIKIWHLDTGKLLHTLTGHTKWVRCLAFSPDNQTLISGSDDSSIIIWQVSTGKLLKTLKVHSTPVFSVIISPDGQTILSGGTDTTIKVSHIEMGQLLQVLKGHSALVYSLAICPKQQIFISGGADNTIKLWNLKSRKLLQTLNGHSGWVTCVAISPDGQILASSSYDQTIKLWNINTGKLINTLAGHHSYVWSVAFSPDGQHLVSGSADYTIKLWHIGTEQELYTLGNHSDWVNSVAFSPDGKTLVSGSRDMKIKLWRCDI, encoded by the coding sequence ATGAGCGATCGCGTCGATATAAATCATGTTTACAATATTCTGGGGTTAAAACCAGATGCATCTGTTGATGAAGTCAAGCAAGCTTATCGCCAGATGGCTAAGACTTGGCATCCAGATTGTTTTCTCGAACCGCAGCAAAAGCAAGAAGCGGAAGAAAAAATCAAAGAAATCAATCAAGCTTATGCAAGATTAAAGTCTTATCAGCCAGATGAGACAAATAAATCTGCTTCCACTTCTACCAAAATTGATTTCACTCCATCTAATGCTGAAAGTTTCTACAAACTAGGCATGGAGAAAGCTCAAAGAGGAAAATATAGTGAAGCAATTGAAGACTTTACCCAAGCGATTCGTCTTAACCCTAACTACTTTGAAGCATATAAATACCGAGGGCTTGCTTGCTCGAAACTAGGATATGAAAATAGAGCCGAGTCAGATTTTAGAAATTCTATACGACTGGAACTGAAACAGAAAAAAGCAGCACCCAAACCTACATCACCACCGCCAAAGCCAGCAACGCCGCCACCACCACCCAAACCTACATCACCACCGCCAAAGCCAGCAACGCCGCCACCACCTAAATCAGAGTCTCAACCTTCACCCTGGAAATGTGTACACACTCTGACTCATCTGAACTGGGTTTTTACAACTGCAATCAGTCCAGATGGGCAAACTTTGGCTAGTGGAAGTAGTGATAATACTATCAAGATTTGGCATCTCGACACAGGGAAATTACTACATACTCTCACTGGACATACAAAATGGGTAAGATGCCTAGCCTTTAGCCCAGATAACCAAACTCTGATTAGCGGCAGTGATGATAGCAGCATAATAATTTGGCAAGTGTCTACAGGTAAATTACTCAAGACGCTCAAAGTACATTCGACTCCAGTTTTTTCTGTAATCATTAGTCCAGATGGTCAAACTATCCTGAGTGGCGGTACAGATACTACTATCAAGGTTTCTCATATAGAGATGGGACAATTACTGCAAGTCCTCAAAGGTCATTCTGCCTTGGTTTACTCCCTTGCTATTTGCCCAAAGCAACAGATTTTTATCAGTGGCGGTGCGGATAATACCATTAAGCTGTGGAATTTAAAAAGTAGGAAACTGCTGCAAACTCTCAACGGGCATTCAGGCTGGGTGACTTGTGTCGCCATTAGCCCTGATGGACAAATTTTAGCTAGTAGCAGTTATGACCAGACTATCAAGTTATGGAATATCAATACAGGTAAGCTAATTAACACACTTGCTGGACATCACAGCTATGTTTGGTCTGTTGCTTTTAGCCCCGATGGTCAGCATCTTGTTAGTGGTAGCGCAGACTATACTATAAAGTTATGGCACATTGGCACTGAACAAGAACTTTACACGCTGGGCAACCATTCGGATTGGGTTAACTCCGTCGCTTTCAGTCCCGATGGCAAAACTTTGGTTAGTGGTAGCCGAGACATGAAAATCAAGCTTTGGCGATGTGATATCTAA
- a CDS encoding WD40 repeat domain-containing protein — protein MQRLISVRTLKGHSNKVMSVVFSPDGQTFASGSDDKTIKIWHLTNQEPRTLNGHGESSWSGGVNSVAFSPNGKILASASDDKTIKLWEVLTGNEICTFTGHEEKVYSVAFSADGKTLASGSKDKTIQLWSIETGKKVNTLKGHSDDVLSIAFSPDGKTLASAGAGNDKTIKIWHLDKHKVLTLTGHSDWFGGINSVAFNPNGKMLASGSWDKTIKLWHVESGQELRTLTGHSDHVCSVAFSPNGKIIASGSKDKTIKLWQLDTGNELCTFSGSEDAVYSVAFSPDGKTLASGSGDKTITLFPVSKAAILF, from the coding sequence ATGCAACGCCTAATATCTGTACGCACTCTCAAAGGTCATTCAAATAAGGTAATGTCTGTCGTCTTCAGTCCTGATGGGCAGACTTTCGCAAGTGGTAGTGATGACAAAACCATAAAAATTTGGCATTTAACTAACCAGGAACCACGCACCCTGAATGGACATGGAGAATCTTCTTGGTCTGGAGGGGTAAATTCTGTTGCTTTCAGCCCTAATGGTAAGATTCTAGCCAGTGCTAGTGATGACAAAACTATTAAATTGTGGGAAGTTCTAACAGGGAATGAAATCTGTACCTTCACAGGACATGAAGAAAAGGTTTACTCTGTTGCCTTTAGCGCGGATGGAAAAACTTTAGCCAGTGGCAGTAAAGACAAGACGATCCAACTTTGGTCAATAGAGACAGGAAAGAAAGTAAACACACTCAAAGGGCATTCAGATGACGTTTTATCCATTGCTTTCAGCCCAGATGGAAAAACTTTAGCCAGTGCTGGTGCTGGTAATGACAAAACCATCAAGATTTGGCATTTAGATAAACACAAAGTCCTAACTCTCACGGGACATTCCGATTGGTTTGGAGGGATAAATTCGGTTGCTTTCAACCCAAATGGCAAGATGTTAGCAAGTGGTAGTTGGGACAAGACAATTAAATTATGGCACGTAGAAAGCGGTCAAGAACTCCGTACCCTAACTGGGCATTCTGATCATGTTTGTTCTGTCGCTTTTAGCCCCAATGGCAAAATTATAGCTAGCGGTAGTAAAGACAAAACGATCAAGTTATGGCAGCTAGATACAGGCAATGAACTCTGTACTTTTTCAGGATCTGAAGATGCGGTTTATTCCGTTGCCTTTAGCCCAGATGGTAAGACGCTGGCTAGTGGCAGTGGGGATAAAACTATTACCTTATTCCCCGTTAGCAAGGCTGCCATTCTTTTCTAA